In one Longimicrobium sp. genomic region, the following are encoded:
- the sucC gene encoding ADP-forming succinate--CoA ligase subunit beta: MNIHEYQAKELLAAQGIPVPIGEVATTPEQAEEIARRLGGAVVIKAQVHAGGRGKAGGVKLANTPEEAREKAEAILKLTIKDLPVQKVLVAPAEDIASEAYVGIILDRASHAPVFMVSAAGGVDIEEVAHTNPEAIIKLPIDPRYGLLPHQAYELATKLYTDVKQQRAAAKILQQLYKAFMEAGGSLAEINPLITTPSGEVKAIDAKFNIDDNELFRLPAIEALRDESSEAPAEVQAREAGLTFIKLDGNVGCCVNGAGLAMATMDLVKYYGGDPANFLDIGGSSNPEKVVNALRIITSDPAVKVILFNIFGGITRTDDVANGIVTATRQLDMQIPIVIRLTGTNEEIAVKILNEAGFTALTDMDEAVQKAVALANGEAQ; this comes from the coding sequence CCAAAGAGCTCCTGGCCGCGCAGGGGATCCCCGTCCCCATAGGCGAGGTGGCGACCACGCCGGAGCAGGCCGAAGAGATCGCGCGCCGCCTGGGCGGGGCCGTGGTGATCAAGGCCCAGGTGCACGCCGGCGGGCGCGGCAAGGCCGGCGGCGTAAAGCTCGCCAACACGCCCGAAGAGGCGCGCGAGAAGGCCGAGGCCATCCTCAAGCTGACCATCAAGGACCTCCCGGTGCAAAAGGTGCTCGTCGCGCCGGCCGAGGACATCGCGAGCGAGGCGTACGTCGGCATCATCCTGGACCGCGCCAGCCATGCGCCCGTCTTCATGGTGTCGGCGGCGGGCGGGGTGGACATCGAAGAGGTGGCGCACACCAACCCCGAAGCCATCATCAAGCTGCCGATCGACCCGCGCTACGGGCTCCTTCCGCACCAGGCGTACGAGCTTGCCACCAAACTGTACACCGACGTGAAGCAGCAGCGCGCCGCGGCCAAGATCCTCCAGCAGCTCTACAAGGCGTTCATGGAGGCGGGCGGCTCGCTGGCCGAGATCAACCCGCTGATCACTACGCCCTCGGGCGAGGTCAAGGCGATCGACGCCAAGTTCAACATCGACGACAACGAGCTCTTCCGCCTGCCGGCCATCGAGGCGCTGCGCGACGAGAGCTCCGAGGCGCCGGCCGAGGTGCAGGCGCGCGAGGCGGGGCTGACCTTCATCAAGCTGGACGGCAACGTCGGCTGCTGCGTGAACGGCGCCGGGCTGGCGATGGCCACCATGGACCTGGTGAAGTACTACGGCGGCGACCCGGCCAACTTCCTCGACATCGGCGGCTCGTCGAACCCGGAGAAGGTGGTGAACGCGTTGCGCATCATCACCAGCGACCCGGCGGTCAAGGTGATCCTGTTCAACATCTTCGGCGGCATCACGCGCACCGACGACGTGGCGAACGGCATCGTGACGGCCACGCGCCAGCTGGACATGCAGATCCCCATCGTGATCCGCCTGACCGGCACCAACGAAGAGATCGCGGTCAAGATCCTGAACGAAGCGGGATTCACCGCGCTGACCGACATGGACGAGGCCGTGCAGAAGGCGGTCGCTTTGGCCAACGGGGAGGCCCAGTGA